From Acetobacteroides hydrogenigenes, one genomic window encodes:
- a CDS encoding TolC family protein, whose product MRLILVLVLGGAITVNAQEVRLSDCWQKAEQTYPRAKDRQDYEQIANLKISNLKTAYLPKVDANAQATYQSDVTHMDLSNLPIKGFSIASPDKDQYKLTVDLSQLIWDGGQVSASRKLELAGLTADNMQVAVDLYTLKGRVSQLFYGIVLKKQQLKIQEALKADLMQKLSKTSSGVRNGAVLKANELLLKAEIVKLNQEMASTESDRNGLIDALAVLVGSTISYSSDFIWDEAPSAGGLRPEFELFKSQKARLDAANELYTAKRMPKVSAFGQVGYGKPALNMFNNSFDSFYYVGVKATWNIFDWNSTKRDRQILRFQQNIVDTRQAMFEQSQKMELAQESKSLSKYENLLKTDEEVIAAREEVAKLYSVMYDNGAIDAADYVGRQTELKQAELNREMHKVMLAFSRVNVNIINGK is encoded by the coding sequence ATGCGATTAATACTAGTACTTGTTTTGGGTGGAGCCATTACTGTCAATGCTCAGGAGGTAAGATTATCCGATTGTTGGCAAAAAGCAGAGCAAACCTACCCACGAGCAAAGGATAGGCAGGATTACGAGCAGATTGCCAATTTGAAGATTTCTAACCTGAAAACGGCTTATCTGCCCAAAGTTGATGCTAATGCGCAGGCTACCTACCAATCGGATGTTACCCACATGGATTTGAGTAACCTTCCAATTAAGGGCTTTTCGATTGCTTCGCCCGACAAGGATCAGTATAAGCTTACAGTGGATTTAAGCCAGCTGATATGGGATGGAGGTCAGGTAAGCGCTTCTAGAAAGTTGGAGTTGGCTGGATTGACTGCAGATAACATGCAGGTTGCAGTTGATTTGTATACGCTGAAGGGGCGTGTTTCCCAACTTTTCTATGGAATTGTTCTTAAAAAGCAGCAACTTAAGATACAGGAGGCTCTTAAAGCCGATTTGATGCAGAAGTTAAGCAAAACATCGTCGGGTGTACGCAATGGTGCGGTACTTAAGGCAAACGAACTGCTGCTTAAGGCTGAAATTGTTAAGCTTAATCAGGAAATGGCATCAACGGAAAGCGATAGGAATGGGCTAATTGATGCGTTGGCAGTACTTGTTGGATCAACAATCTCCTATTCGTCCGATTTTATTTGGGATGAGGCTCCATCGGCAGGTGGATTGCGACCTGAGTTTGAACTGTTCAAGTCGCAGAAGGCTAGGCTCGATGCGGCCAACGAACTCTATACGGCAAAGCGAATGCCTAAGGTTTCCGCATTTGGTCAGGTTGGATACGGTAAGCCTGCGCTGAACATGTTCAACAACAGCTTCGATTCTTTCTACTACGTTGGGGTGAAAGCAACTTGGAACATCTTTGATTGGAATAGCACTAAGCGAGATCGACAGATCTTAAGGTTTCAACAGAACATAGTAGACACCCGTCAGGCGATGTTTGAGCAATCGCAGAAGATGGAGTTGGCACAGGAGTCTAAGTCATTATCGAAGTATGAGAACCTTTTGAAAACTGACGAGGAGGTGATTGCTGCTCGTGAAGAGGTAGCTAAATTGTACTCGGTGATGTACGATAATGGTGCCATTGATGCGGCTGATTATGTAGGTCGTCAAACAGAACTGAAGCAGGCAGAGCTTAATCGCGAGATGCATAAGGTTATGCTTGCGTTTAGTAGGGTAAATGTCAATATTATTAATGGTAAATAG
- a CDS encoding ABC transporter ATP-binding protein — translation MITDSKIIEVKDLVKKFGSFVANDHLTFDVYQGEIFGFLGANGAGKTTAIKILCGLSSPTSGKISVAGFDAFTQTELIKRNIGYMSQKFSLYEDLTVAENIRFYGGIYGMAMKEIKQKSEDLLRRLGLYEERNTLVASLPLGWKQKLAFSVAIFHDPKIVFLDEPTGGVDPITRRQFWELIYEATERGITVFVTTHYMDEAEYCNRVTIMVNGKIEALDTPTMLKDAYKAETMDEVFLKLAR, via the coding sequence ATGATTACCGATAGCAAGATAATAGAGGTTAAAGATCTGGTAAAGAAGTTCGGCAGCTTTGTTGCCAACGACCATTTGACCTTCGACGTTTACCAAGGCGAGATATTCGGATTCCTAGGGGCAAATGGTGCCGGGAAAACCACCGCCATTAAGATCCTTTGCGGACTATCCTCGCCCACATCGGGGAAAATTTCGGTGGCAGGCTTTGATGCCTTTACGCAAACCGAGTTGATTAAGCGCAATATCGGCTACATGAGCCAGAAGTTCTCGCTATACGAGGACCTAACGGTTGCCGAGAACATCCGATTCTACGGAGGCATCTACGGAATGGCGATGAAGGAGATCAAGCAGAAGTCGGAGGACCTGCTCCGGCGGTTAGGTCTTTACGAGGAGCGTAATACCCTTGTTGCATCGCTTCCGCTTGGCTGGAAGCAGAAGCTAGCCTTCTCCGTTGCCATATTCCACGACCCCAAAATCGTATTCCTTGACGAGCCAACGGGCGGCGTTGATCCCATAACGCGCCGACAGTTCTGGGAGTTGATATACGAGGCTACCGAACGCGGGATAACCGTGTTCGTAACCACCCACTACATGGACGAAGCGGAGTACTGCAACCGCGTTACCATTATGGTAAACGGCAAAATTGAGGCGCTCGATACCCCAACGATGCTTAAGGATGCCTATAAGGCAGAAACCATGGACGAGGTCTTCCTAAAGCTTGCCCGATAG
- a CDS encoding ABC transporter permease, with protein MKQNRLSSFLSKEFKHIFRDKRSMLILFGMPIVQLLLFGYVITNELKNANVAVLDKSKDATTKKIIGALDASNYFQCTDFLTDESQVHEALRSGKVKMVVVFDANFERNLVDRKKALVQVVADAAEPNVANASVGYTSQIVNKAVNDIFHQDMNRGVIVQPRMVYNEEQQNVFMFVPGTMALILMLISAMMTSITIAREKERGTMEILLVSPLRPSQIIMGKVLPYFFLSFINAVVILLLSQYVFGLPIRGSYVLLLAESMLFILMALSLGILISTVSASEQQAMFISMFALLMPTMLLSGFIYPVENMPSWLQVICNIIPARWFIVIVKGIMLKGSDLVGVWKETLVVVGFTAIFIIGSIKKFKVRLE; from the coding sequence ATGAAACAAAATAGGCTTAGTAGCTTTTTGTCGAAGGAGTTTAAGCATATCTTCAGGGATAAACGCTCGATGCTCATCCTTTTTGGTATGCCGATTGTGCAGTTGCTGCTGTTCGGATACGTTATTACCAACGAGCTGAAGAACGCTAACGTTGCGGTGCTCGACAAAAGCAAGGATGCTACCACCAAAAAGATAATTGGCGCGTTGGATGCTTCCAACTACTTCCAGTGTACGGATTTCCTGACGGACGAATCGCAGGTGCACGAGGCGCTACGCTCGGGGAAGGTGAAGATGGTTGTGGTGTTCGACGCTAACTTTGAAAGAAACCTGGTGGATCGAAAAAAGGCGCTGGTGCAGGTTGTTGCCGACGCCGCCGAGCCTAACGTTGCCAACGCATCGGTAGGTTACACCTCGCAGATCGTTAACAAGGCGGTGAACGATATCTTTCACCAGGATATGAATAGAGGCGTGATCGTTCAACCACGAATGGTGTACAACGAGGAACAGCAAAACGTCTTCATGTTTGTTCCGGGAACCATGGCGCTTATCCTAATGCTGATCTCCGCCATGATGACCTCCATAACCATTGCTCGCGAGAAGGAGCGCGGAACGATGGAGATCCTGCTGGTATCGCCTTTACGTCCGTCGCAGATAATAATGGGCAAGGTGCTTCCTTACTTCTTCCTGTCGTTTATTAATGCGGTTGTCATCCTGCTGCTAAGCCAGTACGTGTTTGGGCTTCCGATACGCGGCAGCTACGTTCTGCTGCTGGCGGAAAGCATGCTCTTCATCCTGATGGCGCTTTCGCTGGGCATCCTTATCTCTACGGTTTCGGCAAGCGAGCAGCAGGCGATGTTCATATCGATGTTTGCGCTGCTGATGCCAACCATGCTGCTCTCGGGTTTCATCTACCCCGTCGAGAATATGCCCTCGTGGCTTCAGGTTATCTGCAACATCATTCCTGCACGTTGGTTCATCGTCATCGTTAAAGGAATAATGCTGAAGGGAAGCGATCTGGTGGGGGTGTGGAAGGAAACGCTCGTCGTTGTTGGCTTCACCGCCATCTTTATCATTGGTAGTATTAAGAAATTTAAGGTAAGGCTGGAGTAA
- a CDS encoding HlyD family secretion protein, with protein sequence MKAYIVVAAMAIAALTSCNGGKEKNDAYGNFEAVEVVVSSEVNGLITSASAVEGNEVGVGQVLCTIDSLQNRLRIDQMQGMKEATQSKVGTIEAQIAVLQAQKQTADKDYARISAMLKDGAATQRDYDNVSGQLNVINRQIAQAKSQLVGIQGELKSLTSQESQVTDLVNKSVVKSPIAGTILDKYIEKGELAVPGKQLYKIADTKTLVLKVYVSGSLLPKVVVGKKVAVYIDKDKKSDQKLEGVVTWVSPQAEFTPKIIQTKEERVDLVYAVKVNVPNDGRLKIGMPGSVVF encoded by the coding sequence ATGAAAGCTTATATAGTGGTAGCCGCAATGGCGATAGCAGCATTGACCAGCTGCAATGGCGGAAAAGAGAAAAATGATGCTTACGGTAATTTTGAGGCTGTAGAGGTGGTTGTTTCTTCGGAGGTTAACGGACTAATAACTTCGGCTTCGGCTGTAGAAGGTAACGAAGTGGGCGTAGGTCAGGTTCTTTGCACCATAGACTCGTTGCAGAATAGGTTAAGGATCGATCAAATGCAAGGAATGAAGGAGGCAACCCAATCGAAGGTTGGGACAATTGAAGCGCAGATTGCCGTACTTCAAGCACAGAAGCAGACAGCTGATAAAGATTACGCCAGAATCTCTGCAATGCTAAAGGATGGAGCCGCAACTCAGCGCGATTACGATAATGTTAGCGGGCAATTGAACGTAATCAACCGACAAATTGCACAAGCCAAGAGCCAATTGGTAGGAATACAAGGTGAACTTAAGAGTCTTACCTCGCAGGAGTCGCAGGTTACCGATTTGGTTAATAAGTCGGTGGTTAAATCGCCAATTGCAGGAACGATTCTCGATAAGTACATCGAAAAGGGAGAGTTGGCTGTTCCGGGTAAGCAACTCTATAAGATTGCAGATACCAAGACGCTGGTGCTAAAGGTGTACGTTTCAGGCTCGCTTCTTCCAAAGGTGGTGGTTGGTAAGAAGGTTGCGGTCTACATCGATAAGGACAAGAAATCGGACCAAAAGCTGGAGGGCGTTGTAACCTGGGTTTCGCCACAGGCTGAGTTTACGCCAAAGATCATCCAAACCAAGGAGGAAAGGGTTGATTTGGTTTACGCCGTAAAGGTTAACGTGCCTAACGATGGTCGATTAAAGATTGGAATGCCAGGTAGCGTGGTTTTCTAG
- a CDS encoding TetR/AcrR family transcriptional regulator: MEQSPEEKILAAAKKVFLEKGLDGARMQEIADEAGMSKASLHYYYRSKQHLFDGIYMQVFSDVLPRIFGIFMSDLPLCEIIRNFFEMHIEFLKQNPSISMFVMKEINRVPHLLEKILAEKDVDMLGAVNAKVQEAVDRGEVRPIRGEELMLNMVSLSIFQFAGAPIFKTIGGISDEDFDKLIEERKKTLAEFVISAIKR, translated from the coding sequence AAAGGCCTTGATGGTGCTCGTATGCAAGAGATTGCGGATGAAGCAGGCATGAGCAAAGCTTCACTTCATTACTATTATCGATCTAAACAGCATCTGTTTGATGGAATTTACATGCAGGTGTTTAGTGATGTTCTTCCTCGCATATTTGGGATATTTATGTCAGACTTGCCCCTTTGCGAAATCATTCGAAATTTCTTTGAAATGCACATCGAATTCCTAAAGCAAAATCCTTCTATATCGATGTTTGTGATGAAGGAGATAAACCGGGTTCCTCATTTGTTGGAGAAGATTTTGGCAGAGAAAGATGTGGATATGCTAGGTGCCGTTAATGCTAAAGTTCAGGAGGCCGTTGACAGAGGCGAGGTAAGACCGATTAGAGGCGAAGAACTTATGTTGAATATGGTTTCACTTAGCATCTTTCAGTTTGCAGGTGCTCCTATTTTTAAAACAATAGGAGGAATTTCTGATGAGGATTTCGATAAGCTTATAGAGGAGCGTAAGAAGACGCTGGCAGAGTTTGTTATTAGTGCAATTAAAAGATAA
- a CDS encoding ABC transporter ATP-binding protein: MIALSIENIRKHFGEVEALKGVSLSIEQGELFGIIGPDGAGKTTLFRLIASLLLPSSGKITALGLDSVKDYKQIRKMVGYMPGKFSLYPDLTVEENLNFFASVFGTTIKENYDLIKPVFKMLEPFKDRPAGKLSGGMKQKLALSCALIHKPELLLLDEPTTGVDAVSRKEFWEMLKMLEQHGITIVVSTPYMDEASLCDRVALIQSGEILKVDSPSAIIKDFSKPLYALPTANIYASIKALRVMPEVESAFAFGQNVHVVLKREDARVSVEQKLSECGIAQTLQPTEATIEDCFMDLMVASSGAGL; this comes from the coding sequence ATGATAGCACTCAGCATAGAGAATATCAGAAAGCATTTTGGCGAAGTGGAGGCGCTGAAAGGCGTTTCGTTGAGCATCGAACAGGGAGAACTATTTGGCATAATTGGTCCAGATGGTGCCGGCAAGACAACCTTGTTTCGGTTAATTGCCTCGCTTCTGCTTCCTTCGTCGGGGAAGATAACCGCACTAGGGCTCGATTCGGTGAAGGACTACAAGCAGATTCGAAAGATGGTGGGCTATATGCCCGGAAAGTTCTCGCTTTATCCCGACCTGACGGTTGAGGAGAATCTCAACTTCTTCGCATCGGTTTTCGGGACAACGATAAAGGAAAACTACGACCTGATTAAGCCTGTGTTTAAGATGCTGGAGCCATTTAAGGACAGACCAGCAGGAAAACTCTCAGGAGGAATGAAGCAGAAGCTAGCCCTCTCCTGTGCGCTGATCCACAAACCTGAATTGCTGCTGCTCGATGAGCCTACAACGGGCGTCGATGCTGTATCGCGAAAGGAGTTTTGGGAAATGCTTAAAATGCTCGAGCAGCATGGAATCACCATTGTAGTTTCGACGCCGTACATGGACGAGGCAAGCCTTTGCGATAGGGTTGCGCTCATTCAGTCGGGCGAAATTCTTAAGGTCGATAGTCCATCTGCCATAATAAAAGACTTTAGTAAGCCGCTCTACGCTCTTCCAACGGCAAACATATACGCATCGATTAAAGCATTACGAGTTATGCCCGAGGTGGAAAGCGCATTTGCTTTTGGACAGAACGTACACGTTGTGCTGAAAAGAGAAGATGCTAGAGTGAGTGTTGAGCAGAAGCTGTCGGAATGCGGAATTGCTCAAACCTTACAGCCAACAGAGGCAACCATCGAGGACTGCTTTATGGATTTGATGGTTGCAAGTAGCGGCGCAGGTCTATAA